The genome window TAGTCGTGCTGACGCCGCGGCAGTTCGTCGATCTTGTCGGCGAACCGAATCCTCCGCCGGCCTGAGCGTCGCGGCCCGGCCGTCTCGACGTCACCCCTTGACCGCGATCCCCGCCACCTCGAAGCGCGCGCCGAACAGCAGCGTGCCCGATCCGAGGAAGGCGCGGGCGGGCGGAGCCTCGTTGAAGTACTCGCGGTACACGCTGTTGAAGGCGCCGTAAAGCGAGACGTCCGAGCAGAAGACCTTGACGCTGACCAGGTCGTCCATCGTCATGTCGGCCTCGGCGAGCACGGCCTGGATGCCGTCCATGACGTTGCGCGCCTCCTGCTGTGCGGTCGCCGGCGGCCGGCCGGTCTCCGGGTCCATGCCGAGGCGGCCCGCGACGTAAAGCGTGTCGCCGGCCAGCACCGCGTCGCTGAACGGCGCGGTCGTGGTGCGGCCGGGCAGGTTGATGGCGCGGGGCGAGGAATCCTGCGTGGCGTTCAACGCGGCCACCACGCCCGAGAGCAGTGTGCCGATCACGATGCCGGCGACGAAGACGAATCCGTTTCCGCGAGTCCTCATGGTCTCCTCCTGATGCTCTGGCGCTGTCGTCTAGGCGCCGGTCAGCAGTACCGTCGATCCGGTGGTCCTCCGCGCCTCCAGGTCGCGATGGGCCTGCGCGGCGTCCTCGAGCGCGTACGTCTGGTTGACCTCGATCCGCACGGCTCCACTGCCGACGACGTCGAACAGCTCGGCCGTCGTTTCCTCGAGCTCCTGCCGCGTCGCCGTGTAGTTCGCCAGGGTCGGACGCGTCAGGAACAGGGATCCCTTCTGGGCCAGAATCGCC of Acidobacteriota bacterium contains these proteins:
- a CDS encoding RidA family protein, yielding MRTRGNGFVFVAGIVIGTLLSGVVAALNATQDSSPRAINLPGRTTTAPFSDAVLAGDTLYVAGRLGMDPETGRPPATAQQEARNVMDGIQAVLAEADMTMDDLVSVKVFCSDVSLYGAFNSVYREYFNEAPPARAFLGSGTLLFGARFEVAGIAVKG